A part of Kiritimatiellia bacterium genomic DNA contains:
- a CDS encoding glycosyltransferase family 4 protein, with protein sequence MVIAEGGPAPPADPLRILFLSWNYPPARGGIEEMVSHLHRGLLARGHHVHLVTGCSMEAPCEPHVERAHRPGLAWFELAAVRHGVQWARRHHAEVILCGSVAAAPAAWAVARLLGAPYVVPAYGSELALKGWWRREAVGWWFRRAARVLPISRASAQRLRRHRVLEANCTVIPPGVDVERFERLAAALPPDERWPGRDILLSVGRLVRRKGVLELVEQVMPTLIRWRPSVLLVVAGDDARQSLVHAGEGMRARIESAVRRLGLTDHVVLLGAVSDEELVALYRRADLFVLPALDLPYDVEGFGIVFLEAALASVPAVATRVGGIPDAVEDGRTGLLVEPGDWPGFAMRVLELLADRVRRAELGRAAATRARQQFAWPAIVARYERVLAEVAGRGASFGAR encoded by the coding sequence GTGGTCATCGCAGAGGGAGGTCCGGCACCCCCGGCAGATCCGCTGAGGATTCTTTTCCTGAGCTGGAACTATCCGCCGGCGCGGGGTGGCATCGAAGAGATGGTCAGCCACCTCCACCGGGGTTTGCTCGCCCGGGGCCACCACGTGCATCTGGTCACTGGCTGTTCGATGGAAGCTCCGTGCGAGCCCCATGTGGAGCGGGCGCATCGACCTGGGCTGGCGTGGTTCGAACTGGCGGCGGTTCGCCACGGTGTCCAGTGGGCACGGCGCCATCATGCCGAGGTGATTCTCTGCGGCAGCGTTGCGGCCGCGCCAGCGGCTTGGGCGGTCGCCCGCCTTCTTGGCGCACCGTATGTGGTGCCGGCGTATGGGAGCGAGCTGGCGCTGAAGGGATGGTGGCGGCGTGAGGCGGTGGGATGGTGGTTCCGGCGCGCGGCGCGCGTGCTGCCGATCAGCCGCGCATCGGCGCAACGGTTGCGCCGGCATCGGGTCCTCGAGGCCAACTGTACGGTCATCCCGCCCGGCGTCGATGTGGAGCGCTTTGAGCGGCTCGCGGCGGCCCTCCCGCCCGACGAACGGTGGCCGGGTCGCGACATACTGCTGAGCGTAGGCCGGCTCGTCCGCCGAAAGGGTGTTCTGGAATTGGTGGAGCAGGTGATGCCCACGCTCATCCGCTGGCGACCGAGCGTCCTGTTGGTGGTTGCGGGGGACGATGCCCGGCAGTCGCTGGTGCATGCCGGGGAGGGCATGCGCGCGAGGATTGAGTCGGCAGTGCGCCGACTGGGGTTGACCGACCACGTGGTGCTGCTGGGGGCGGTATCGGACGAAGAGCTGGTGGCACTGTACCGCCGGGCGGACCTGTTTGTGTTGCCGGCGCTGGATCTGCCGTACGACGTGGAAGGGTTTGGCATTGTGTTCCTCGAGGCGGCACTGGCGTCGGTCCCCGCCGTCGCGACGCGCGTGGGCGGTATTCCCGATGCGGTCGAGGATGGTCGCACGGGCCTGCTGGTGGAGCCGGGCGACTGGCCGGGGTTCGCGATGCGGGTTCTTGAACTACTCGCGGATCGGGTGCGACGAGCGGAGCTGGGCCGTGCGGCGGCGACACGGGCTCGGCAGCAGTTCGCGTGGCCGGCGATCGTCGCCCGATATGAACGGGTTCTCGCCGAGGTGGCCGGCCGCGGGGCGTCGTTCGGCGCGCGCTGA